A genomic stretch from Georgenia muralis includes:
- the nadC gene encoding carboxylating nicotinate-nucleotide diphosphorylase, which translates to MRALSPLLVEPLVRAALLEDLGRAGDVTSDTVVPADRRATVALVAREAGVVAGTDLAVAAFGLVDRRTEVAVLHPDGTRVSAGDVVARVTGPARGILTAERVALNFLGHLSGVATATAQIADAVAGTGTRVTCTRKTTPGLRAVEKHAVLAGGGVNHRFGLDDAVLIKDNHIALAGGVRAAVAAARAGVGHLVKIEIEVDTLDQLREVLTDPVDAVLLDNMTPEQLREAVALVGGRMVTEASGRLTAATAPAVAASGVDLMSAGRITHSAPVLDIGLDVLDLV; encoded by the coding sequence GTGAGAGCCCTGTCCCCCCTCCTCGTCGAGCCGCTCGTGCGCGCCGCTCTGCTCGAGGACCTGGGCCGCGCCGGCGACGTCACCTCCGACACCGTCGTCCCGGCCGACCGCCGCGCCACCGTGGCCCTCGTCGCCCGGGAGGCGGGCGTCGTCGCGGGCACCGACCTCGCCGTCGCCGCGTTCGGGCTCGTCGACAGGCGCACCGAGGTGGCGGTCCTGCACCCGGACGGCACCCGGGTCTCGGCCGGTGACGTCGTCGCCCGGGTCACCGGCCCCGCCCGCGGGATCCTCACCGCCGAGCGGGTGGCGCTGAACTTCCTGGGACACCTCTCGGGCGTCGCGACGGCCACGGCCCAGATCGCCGACGCCGTCGCCGGCACCGGCACGCGGGTGACGTGCACCCGCAAGACGACGCCCGGCCTGCGGGCGGTGGAGAAGCACGCCGTCCTCGCCGGCGGCGGGGTCAACCACCGCTTCGGGCTCGACGACGCCGTGCTCATCAAGGACAACCACATCGCCCTGGCCGGCGGGGTGCGGGCGGCCGTCGCCGCCGCGCGGGCGGGCGTGGGTCACCTCGTGAAGATCGAGATCGAGGTGGACACCCTCGACCAGCTCCGCGAGGTCCTCACCGACCCCGTCGACGCGGTGCTGCTCGACAACATGACCCCCGAGCAGCTGCGCGAGGCGGTGGCCCTCGTCGGCGGGCGCATGGTGACCGAGGCGTCGGGACGGCTGACGGCGGCCACCGCGCCGGCAGTCGCCGCGAGCGGGGTGGACCTCATGTCCGCCGGGCGGATCACCCACTCGGCGCCGGTGCTCGACATCGGGCTGGACGTCCTCGACCTCGTCTGA
- a CDS encoding L-aspartate oxidase produces MRTAAHDAPVVVVGGGLAGLLTALHLAPLPCMVLTTGELGEHTSSDLAQGGIAAALDDGDAPALHALDTVHAGAGLCDVGVVEAVTGAAPETVAHLARLGARFDRAPDGAVALGLEGAHSRHRVAHAGGDATGRELLRAAAAAVRATPSVAVLAHTRAGRLVLDGCRVTGVVVERDGERSVLAATAVVLATGGLGGLFRDTTNPTASRGQGVALAARAGAVLRDLEMVQFHPTALDVGLDPMPLVSEAVRGEGAHLVTADGARLLSDDLAPRDVVSRAVFAEQRRGGRVLLDARGVPGFAAHFPTVTAACRAAGIDPSRDLVPVRPAAHYAMGGVAVDSRGRTSVAGLWAVGEVASTGLHGANRLASNSLLEAAVCAGWVAADVRAARSAAGATTAQRRLPLPLPRAVPPAVAPALPPAVPPALPPAVPPALPPAVPSDGTASLRALMSACVGVLRDGPGLAAAAEELGERVRTAGPDAVDDATLTAFLVATSAQLREESRGAHTRTDFPAPAAPVHTTLTLAEALEPARNRPADRLAHERSSL; encoded by the coding sequence ATGAGGACGGCCGCGCACGACGCGCCTGTCGTCGTCGTCGGCGGCGGGCTCGCGGGGCTGCTCACGGCGCTGCACCTCGCCCCGCTCCCGTGCATGGTGCTCACCACCGGGGAGCTGGGCGAGCACACCTCCTCCGACCTCGCCCAGGGCGGGATCGCGGCCGCGCTGGACGACGGCGACGCCCCCGCCCTGCACGCGCTCGACACGGTCCACGCGGGAGCGGGGCTGTGCGACGTCGGGGTCGTGGAGGCCGTCACCGGCGCCGCACCCGAGACCGTGGCCCACCTGGCCCGCCTCGGCGCCCGGTTCGACCGCGCGCCCGACGGCGCGGTCGCGCTCGGCCTCGAGGGCGCGCACTCGCGCCACCGGGTCGCCCACGCCGGTGGTGACGCCACCGGCCGCGAGCTCCTGCGCGCCGCCGCCGCCGCGGTGCGAGCCACCCCCTCGGTCGCGGTCCTCGCGCACACCCGGGCCGGCCGGCTCGTCCTCGACGGCTGCCGGGTCACCGGCGTCGTCGTCGAGCGTGACGGCGAGCGCTCCGTCCTGGCCGCGACCGCCGTGGTCCTGGCCACCGGCGGGCTCGGCGGGCTCTTCCGGGACACCACCAACCCGACGGCGTCACGCGGGCAGGGCGTCGCCCTGGCCGCCCGCGCCGGCGCCGTCCTGCGGGACCTGGAGATGGTGCAGTTCCACCCCACCGCGCTCGACGTCGGCCTGGACCCCATGCCGCTGGTGAGCGAGGCGGTGCGCGGCGAGGGCGCCCACCTCGTCACCGCGGACGGCGCGCGCCTGCTGTCCGACGATCTCGCCCCCCGCGACGTCGTCTCCCGTGCCGTGTTCGCCGAGCAGCGCCGGGGCGGGCGGGTCCTCCTCGACGCGCGCGGGGTGCCGGGCTTCGCGGCCCACTTCCCCACCGTGACGGCGGCGTGCCGGGCCGCCGGCATCGATCCCTCGCGTGACCTGGTGCCCGTGCGGCCTGCGGCCCACTACGCGATGGGCGGGGTGGCCGTGGACAGCCGCGGCCGGACCTCGGTCGCGGGCCTGTGGGCGGTGGGCGAGGTCGCGAGCACCGGGCTGCACGGCGCCAACCGGCTGGCGTCGAACTCCCTGCTCGAAGCTGCGGTCTGCGCGGGGTGGGTCGCGGCGGACGTGCGCGCCGCCCGCTCTGCCGCGGGCGCGACCACGGCGCAGCGTCGCCTCCCGCTGCCGCTCCCGCGTGCCGTCCCGCCCGCCGTCGCGCCTGCCCTCCCGCCCGCCGTCCCGCCTGCCCTCCCGCCCGCCGTCCCGCCTGCCCTCCCGCCCGCCGTCCCCAGCGACGGCACCGCGAGCCTGCGCGCCCTCATGAGCGCCTGCGTCGGCGTCCTACGTGACGGCCCGGGGCTCGCGGCCGCGGCCGAGGAGCTCGGCGAGCGGGTGAGGACGGCGGGTCCCGACGCGGTCGACGACGCCACCCTGACCGCGTTCCTCGTCGCCACCTCCGCGCAGCTCCGGGAGGAGAGCCGCGGCGCGCACACCCGGACCGACTTCCCCGCGCCGGCCGCGCCGGTCCACACCACCCTCACCCTCGCCGAGGCCCTCGAGCCGGCCCGCAACCGGCCCGCCGATCGCCTCGCGCACGAACGGAGCAGCCTGTGA
- the nadA gene encoding quinolinate synthase NadA has protein sequence MSAVTISTDALYERVQNVIPRVEWATMADDVEAILRLKRERNAVILGHNYQTPEIFHGVSDIVGDSLALAREAQTVEADVIVLAGVHFMAETAKLLNPAKTVLIPDLRAGCSLAESITAADVRALKAAHPGVPVVTYVNTSADVKAESDICCTSGNAVRVIESLGVDRVIMIPDEYLARNIAAQTGVEVITWPGHCEVHERFTPFDIEQIRQDHPGVVVLAHPECPPEVVAAADMAGSTAQMQDFVTVEQPARVALITECSMSDNVSAVNPGVEFVRPCNLCPHMKRNTLAAIRAALEHMRHEVTIDPEVADRARAAVERMLAVR, from the coding sequence ATGAGCGCCGTCACCATCAGCACCGACGCCCTGTACGAGCGCGTCCAGAACGTCATCCCCCGCGTCGAGTGGGCCACGATGGCCGACGACGTCGAGGCGATCCTGCGACTGAAGCGGGAACGCAACGCAGTCATCCTCGGCCACAACTACCAGACCCCGGAGATCTTCCACGGCGTCTCGGACATCGTCGGGGACTCCCTCGCCCTGGCCCGTGAGGCGCAGACGGTAGAGGCGGACGTCATCGTGCTCGCCGGCGTCCACTTCATGGCCGAGACGGCCAAGCTGCTCAACCCGGCCAAGACGGTCCTCATCCCGGACCTGCGTGCCGGGTGCTCGCTCGCCGAGTCCATCACCGCGGCCGACGTGCGCGCCCTCAAGGCCGCCCACCCCGGCGTCCCGGTGGTCACGTACGTCAACACGAGCGCGGACGTGAAGGCTGAGTCGGACATCTGCTGCACCTCGGGCAACGCCGTCAGGGTCATCGAGTCGCTCGGTGTGGACCGGGTCATCATGATCCCGGACGAGTATCTGGCCCGGAACATCGCCGCGCAGACCGGCGTCGAGGTGATCACCTGGCCCGGGCACTGCGAGGTGCACGAGCGCTTCACGCCGTTCGACATCGAGCAGATCCGCCAGGACCACCCGGGCGTCGTCGTGCTCGCCCACCCCGAGTGCCCGCCCGAGGTGGTCGCCGCCGCCGACATGGCCGGCTCGACGGCGCAGATGCAGGACTTCGTCACGGTGGAGCAGCCCGCCCGGGTCGCGCTCATCACCGAGTGCTCGATGAGCGACAACGTCTCCGCCGTCAACCCCGGGGTGGAGTTCGTCCGCCCGTGCAACCTCTGCCCGCACATGAAGCGCAACACCCTCGCCGCCATCCGGGCGGCACTGGAGCACATGCGCCACGAGGTCACGATCGACCCGGAGGTGGCCGACCGCGCCCGCGCGGCCGTCGAGCGCATGCTGGCCGTGCGATGA
- a CDS encoding STAS domain-containing protein produces the protein MAPRTARRTAIISTNPTTPGGHGVPVRKTLADLTDAGSVDLVVHEDRVLMVLSGAVDVVLTRELTDAAHAAVEAGKPVEVDTRGVTFIDSSTVATLAWLASRTDGQLRMIDPPDVVKFVLEVTRVGEIVDLVDDQGNPLPAE, from the coding sequence GTGGCGCCACGCACGGCGAGAAGGACGGCCATCATCAGCACGAACCCCACGACGCCCGGCGGTCACGGCGTCCCGGTCCGCAAGACCCTCGCCGACCTCACCGACGCAGGCTCCGTCGACCTCGTCGTCCACGAGGACCGGGTGCTGATGGTCCTCAGCGGCGCCGTCGACGTCGTCCTCACCCGCGAGCTCACCGACGCCGCCCACGCCGCGGTCGAGGCCGGCAAGCCGGTCGAGGTCGACACCCGCGGGGTGACGTTCATCGACTCCTCCACCGTCGCCACGCTCGCCTGGCTCGCGAGCCGTACCGACGGCCAGCTGCGCATGATCGACCCGCCGGACGTCGTGAAGTTCGTCCTCGAGGTCACGCGCGTGGGCGAGATCGTCGACCTCGTCGACGACCAGGGCAACCCCCTCCCGGCCGAGTAG
- a CDS encoding NUDIX hydrolase has protein sequence MATQRDLVVAELVAVITAVQDGEPLVLTTADGRRLPSGPLEPGHRSMQAGMRSWVEQQTGYDLGYVEQLYTFADRDRGDRPVLEVSYLGLTTVPARTAQWRGWYEYFPWEDRRDGDDTVARTIAPALARWAEAARGEDRERRRLRAAVTFALDGRPWLPGLTLQRYELLYEAGLVPEAHGDGRRPGGDGRAPGDGVPGADMDSHHRRILATGVARLRAKIQYRPVVFELMAEAFTLGGLQTTVEALAGQHLHKQNFRRLVEQQELVEETGDVDTDTGGRPAKLFRFRRQVLDEREAAGTKLPIPRTR, from the coding sequence GTGGCAACGCAACGCGACCTCGTCGTCGCCGAGCTGGTCGCCGTCATCACCGCGGTCCAGGACGGGGAACCGCTCGTCCTGACGACGGCGGACGGCCGGCGCCTGCCCTCGGGCCCGCTCGAACCCGGCCACCGCTCCATGCAGGCCGGGATGCGCTCGTGGGTCGAGCAGCAGACCGGCTACGACCTCGGCTACGTCGAGCAGCTCTACACCTTCGCCGACCGCGACCGGGGGGACCGGCCCGTCCTGGAGGTCTCCTACCTCGGGCTGACGACCGTCCCCGCCCGGACGGCGCAGTGGCGCGGCTGGTACGAGTACTTCCCGTGGGAGGACCGCCGCGACGGCGACGACACCGTCGCCCGCACGATCGCCCCCGCGCTGGCCCGCTGGGCGGAGGCCGCCCGGGGCGAGGACCGCGAGCGCCGGCGGCTGCGCGCCGCGGTGACCTTCGCCCTCGACGGCCGGCCCTGGCTGCCGGGCCTGACGCTGCAGCGCTACGAGCTGCTGTACGAGGCCGGGCTCGTGCCCGAGGCGCACGGGGACGGCCGGCGACCCGGCGGGGACGGCCGAGCGCCTGGCGACGGCGTGCCGGGCGCCGACATGGACAGCCACCACCGACGCATCCTCGCCACCGGCGTGGCCCGGCTGCGGGCCAAGATCCAGTACCGCCCGGTCGTCTTCGAGCTCATGGCCGAGGCGTTCACCCTCGGCGGCCTCCAGACGACGGTCGAGGCCCTCGCCGGTCAGCACCTGCACAAGCAGAACTTCCGCCGCCTCGTCGAGCAGCAGGAGCTCGTCGAGGAGACCGGCGACGTCGACACCGACACCGGCGGGCGGCCGGCCAAGCTGTTCCGGTTCCGCCGCCAGGTGCTCGACGAGCGTGAGGCCGCCGGCACGAAGCTCCCGATCCCGCGCACGCGCTGA
- a CDS encoding DUF2231 domain-containing protein — protein MLDLVDGLPLHPLVVHAVVVLLPLAVLGTLAVVAVPRLRPFTLLVALVATTAAVLLPVASESGEALEERVGEPGVHAELGEQLVVIGIALAVVLWLLTLLRRGGPGPLTAVVAALAVVTALLVGVQVYRVGESGARATWGDVAGTTQPAEIEDEDD, from the coding sequence ATGCTCGACCTCGTCGACGGACTGCCGCTGCACCCCCTCGTCGTCCACGCCGTCGTCGTGCTCCTGCCCCTGGCGGTCCTGGGCACGCTCGCCGTCGTGGCGGTGCCCCGGCTGCGTCCCTTCACCCTGCTGGTGGCGCTCGTGGCGACGACCGCGGCGGTGCTGCTGCCGGTCGCGTCCGAGTCGGGCGAAGCCCTGGAGGAACGGGTGGGCGAGCCCGGTGTCCACGCCGAGCTCGGCGAGCAGCTCGTGGTGATCGGGATCGCCCTGGCCGTCGTGCTGTGGCTCCTCACGCTGCTGCGCCGAGGCGGCCCCGGCCCGCTCACCGCGGTGGTCGCCGCCCTCGCCGTCGTCACGGCGCTCCTGGTGGGGGTCCAGGTCTACCGCGTGGGGGAGAGCGGGGCCCGGGCGACATGGGGCGACGTCGCCGGGACGACGCAGCCGGCTGAGATCGAGGACGAGGACGACTGA
- a CDS encoding ATP/GTP-binding protein, which translates to MSTRAKDDAGGPRRAGPRGWAGLGRGAAKVVQPVPEWRGSTRQVCGLWPYAIGTGTPMVGVPLGRNMISGATVCCDPVSWFQRANLISNPSAFVLGLPGLGKSTLVRRMAAGLAGYGVMPLVLGDLKPDYVDLIEALGGQVISLGGSRGYINVLDPGEATSAAERLTGSARQMVLADAHDRRLAMVSSLLTILRAAPPGDREETILDRALTVLDERHDGVPVLPDLLRIIREAPDPVRQVALDRGSIDRYQSLTENLEASLIGLVDGGRLGRTFSRPTSSPMRRDRPVVYDVSHIDDAQTDLQAAVMLACWSAGFGMVNVANALADAGVEPRRHYFVVLDELWRVLRAGRGLVDRVDALTRLNRTRGVGTAMISHTMSDLLALPAEQDRMKARGFVERSGMVIAGGLPGAEMSMLTQAVPLSRAEQEMLIGWQDPPAWDPIHNRETAPPGRGKFLIKVGGRPGIPVQVQLTSVEMGIHDTNKRWEEVSRVGPVVRPEDRPGDRPEHRPDDDAELRGVHPVR; encoded by the coding sequence GTGAGCACCAGGGCGAAGGACGACGCCGGCGGACCTCGCCGGGCGGGCCCCCGCGGCTGGGCCGGCCTGGGCCGCGGGGCGGCGAAGGTCGTCCAGCCGGTCCCGGAGTGGCGCGGCTCCACGCGACAGGTGTGCGGGCTGTGGCCCTACGCGATCGGCACCGGCACACCCATGGTCGGGGTGCCGCTGGGCCGGAACATGATCTCCGGCGCCACGGTGTGCTGCGACCCGGTCTCGTGGTTCCAGCGCGCCAACCTCATCTCCAACCCGTCCGCGTTCGTGCTGGGGCTGCCGGGCCTGGGCAAGTCCACGCTCGTGCGCCGGATGGCCGCCGGGCTGGCCGGGTACGGGGTCATGCCGCTCGTCCTGGGCGACCTCAAGCCCGACTACGTCGACCTCATCGAGGCCCTCGGCGGGCAGGTCATCTCCCTCGGCGGGTCACGCGGGTACATCAACGTGCTCGACCCCGGCGAGGCCACCTCCGCGGCGGAGCGCCTGACCGGCTCGGCCCGGCAGATGGTCCTCGCCGACGCCCACGACCGCCGTCTGGCGATGGTCTCCTCGCTGCTGACCATCCTGCGCGCCGCGCCGCCCGGGGACCGCGAGGAGACGATCCTCGACCGGGCCCTGACGGTGCTGGACGAGCGGCACGACGGGGTCCCGGTCCTCCCGGACCTGCTCCGCATCATCCGGGAGGCGCCGGACCCGGTGCGCCAGGTGGCGCTCGACCGCGGCTCGATCGACCGGTACCAGTCGCTGACGGAGAACCTCGAGGCCTCACTGATCGGCCTGGTCGACGGCGGCCGGCTGGGCCGGACGTTCTCCCGGCCGACATCGAGCCCGATGCGTCGCGACCGGCCCGTCGTCTACGACGTCTCGCACATCGACGACGCCCAGACGGACCTCCAGGCGGCCGTCATGCTCGCGTGCTGGTCGGCCGGCTTCGGCATGGTCAACGTCGCCAACGCCCTCGCCGACGCCGGGGTGGAGCCGCGCCGGCACTACTTCGTCGTCCTCGACGAGCTGTGGCGGGTGCTGCGCGCCGGCCGGGGCCTCGTGGACCGGGTGGACGCCCTCACCCGCCTCAACCGCACCCGCGGCGTGGGGACGGCGATGATCTCGCACACGATGTCGGACCTCCTGGCGCTGCCCGCCGAGCAGGACCGCATGAAGGCCCGCGGTTTCGTCGAGCGCTCGGGGATGGTCATCGCCGGCGGACTCCCGGGGGCGGAGATGTCCATGCTCACCCAGGCCGTGCCGCTGTCGCGGGCCGAGCAGGAGATGCTCATCGGCTGGCAGGACCCGCCGGCGTGGGACCCCATCCACAACCGCGAGACCGCGCCGCCCGGCCGCGGGAAGTTCCTCATCAAGGTCGGCGGCCGGCCCGGCATCCCCGTGCAGGTCCAGCTCACCAGCGTCGAGATGGGCATCCACGACACCAACAAGCGCTGGGAGGAGGTCTCCCGCGTCGGGCCGGTGGTCCGCCCGGAGGACCGCCCTGGGGACCGCCCCGAGCACCGCCCCGACGACGACGCCGAGCTGCGCGGGGTTCACCCCGTGCGCTGA
- a CDS encoding SCO6880 family protein, whose protein sequence is MAAAADPAGHAPRTYGNWRRPTSPGLLGLGTVGTMILLGGLIVVVLVVMLADLITALLVAAALGVVLLSIAVRDKHGMNAVDKGTARVGWWRQRTAGEHLYRSGPLGRTPWGTHQLPGLAAASRLTEHHDSYGRPFALVYVPATTSYTVVIGTEPDGAALVDEEQVDAWVSDWGLWLANLGDEPGIIAASVTVETAPDTGTRLRREVTTHLDPDAPEFARRLLAETVRDYPAGSSTVRAYVALTFTAARGGGKRRKPAEFARELGARLPALTAELQATGAGPAHPVDALELCEIVRVAYDPAAATAIDEAHATGEVPPLTWSDVGPSAHETSWDAYRHDSGLSVTWAMTGAPRGNVQSSILARLLAPHRDIARKRVTLLYRPIDAASAAAIVEADLRAAQFRQTATDKPTARDVLATRAAALTAQEEAAGAGLVNFGMLVTATVMDTGREMDARAAVENLAATARLRLRPVYGSQDSAFAAALPLGLVLPRHVSLPSEVRDRL, encoded by the coding sequence GTGGCAGCAGCCGCTGACCCCGCCGGGCACGCGCCCCGGACCTACGGCAACTGGCGTCGCCCGACGTCACCGGGCCTGCTCGGCCTGGGGACCGTCGGCACGATGATCCTGCTCGGCGGGCTCATCGTCGTCGTCCTGGTCGTCATGCTCGCCGACCTCATCACCGCGCTGCTCGTGGCCGCGGCCCTCGGCGTCGTCCTGCTCTCCATCGCGGTGCGCGACAAGCACGGGATGAACGCCGTCGACAAGGGCACCGCCCGCGTGGGGTGGTGGCGCCAGCGCACGGCCGGCGAGCACCTCTACCGCTCGGGACCCCTGGGCCGGACCCCGTGGGGCACCCACCAGCTGCCCGGCCTCGCGGCGGCGTCGCGCCTGACCGAGCACCACGACTCCTACGGCCGGCCGTTCGCCCTGGTCTACGTCCCGGCGACGACGTCGTACACCGTCGTCATCGGCACCGAGCCGGACGGCGCGGCCCTCGTCGACGAGGAGCAGGTGGACGCCTGGGTCTCGGACTGGGGACTGTGGCTGGCGAACCTCGGGGATGAGCCCGGCATCATCGCCGCGTCCGTGACGGTCGAGACCGCGCCCGACACGGGCACGCGCCTGCGCCGCGAGGTCACGACCCACCTCGACCCCGACGCGCCCGAGTTCGCCCGGCGCCTGCTCGCCGAGACCGTGCGGGACTACCCCGCGGGCTCCTCCACGGTCCGCGCGTACGTGGCCCTGACCTTCACCGCCGCCCGCGGCGGCGGCAAGCGGCGCAAGCCCGCGGAGTTCGCCCGCGAGCTCGGCGCCCGACTGCCCGCGCTCACCGCGGAGCTCCAGGCCACCGGCGCCGGCCCGGCCCACCCGGTGGACGCCCTCGAGCTGTGCGAGATCGTGCGGGTCGCCTACGACCCCGCCGCGGCGACCGCCATCGACGAGGCCCACGCGACCGGGGAGGTCCCGCCGCTCACGTGGTCCGACGTCGGCCCCAGCGCGCACGAGACCTCGTGGGACGCCTACCGCCACGACTCGGGGCTGTCCGTCACCTGGGCGATGACCGGTGCGCCGCGCGGCAACGTCCAGTCCTCGATCCTCGCCCGGCTCCTCGCCCCGCACCGCGACATCGCCCGCAAGCGCGTCACCCTCCTCTACCGGCCCATCGACGCCGCCTCCGCCGCGGCGATCGTCGAGGCGGACCTGCGCGCCGCCCAGTTCCGCCAGACCGCCACGGACAAGCCCACCGCGCGTGACGTCCTGGCCACCCGGGCCGCCGCCCTGACCGCCCAGGAGGAGGCCGCCGGGGCCGGCCTGGTCAACTTCGGCATGCTCGTCACCGCCACCGTCATGGACACCGGCCGGGAGATGGACGCCCGCGCCGCGGTGGAGAACCTCGCCGCCACCGCGCGCCTGCGGCTGCGGCCGGTGTACGGCTCCCAGGACTCCGCGTTCGCCGCCGCCCTGCCCCTCGGGCTCGTGCTCCCCCGGCACGTCTCGCTTCCCAGCGAAGTGCGGGACCGGCTGTGA
- a CDS encoding DUF6668 family protein, whose product MGRHPEGTRARSTAAGDYFPLPTGPATPQRGVRAPAEGLAARERHERAAPWWLGTHGGAGETTLAGAVAGSAAAGHAWPVPSDLSRPQDVVLVARTHLTGLRATQLAATQWASGSVPGVTLVGLVLLADAPGRLPRALRELADLVSGGVPRVWHLPWVEAWRLGDEPRPVPRELTRLIHDLDSLLPGRGV is encoded by the coding sequence ATGGGCAGGCACCCGGAAGGGACAAGGGCACGCTCGACCGCGGCCGGCGACTACTTCCCGCTGCCCACCGGCCCCGCCACGCCCCAGCGCGGCGTCCGCGCCCCCGCCGAGGGCCTGGCCGCCCGCGAGCGCCACGAGCGCGCCGCCCCGTGGTGGCTCGGCACCCACGGCGGCGCCGGGGAGACCACCCTGGCCGGCGCGGTCGCGGGCTCGGCCGCAGCCGGGCACGCCTGGCCCGTGCCCTCGGACCTCTCCCGCCCGCAGGACGTCGTCCTCGTCGCCCGTACCCACCTCACCGGCCTGCGCGCCACCCAGCTCGCCGCCACCCAGTGGGCCTCGGGCTCGGTGCCCGGCGTGACGCTCGTCGGGCTCGTCCTGCTCGCCGACGCCCCCGGCCGTCTCCCCCGGGCGCTGCGCGAGCTCGCCGACCTCGTCAGCGGCGGGGTGCCGCGGGTGTGGCACCTGCCGTGGGTCGAGGCCTGGCGCCTCGGCGACGAGCCGCGGCCCGTCCCGCGCGAGCTCACCCGGCTGATCCACGACCTCGACTCGCTCCTTCCGGGCCGGGGGGTCTGA
- a CDS encoding M23 family metallopeptidase, whose translation MRLGARTVVTLLVGFLVASLVGLVGLVLYMDADRSPLADCNVTGGSVRIVDAAGVETAEISGYSGVQLANAAAIVNAGADLGLGARDQTIGVMTAMGESGLQVLDHGDAVGPDSRGLFQQRDNGAWGTYEQRMDPTASATMFFQALSRLPDRWSLPPTIVAHRVQINADPYHYERYWPAAVAVVTGLAGQDLDAIATLAGPSPCSAISAAGLTADGWTVPLLGTVRYTSAFGMRVNPVTGVRQLHSGADLAAPDGTPIYAVGPGVVTIAGPSTGGNTGYMVAVDHGGGVQTRYVHPWPSGILVRVGDQVTAGQQIARVGSSGNSTGPHLHFEVRVNGIPVDPIPFMGQLGVGLAV comes from the coding sequence ATGCGCCTCGGTGCCAGGACGGTCGTCACGCTCCTCGTCGGGTTCCTCGTCGCCTCGCTCGTGGGGCTCGTCGGGCTCGTGCTGTACATGGACGCCGACCGCTCCCCGCTGGCGGACTGCAACGTCACCGGAGGGTCGGTGCGGATCGTCGACGCCGCCGGGGTCGAGACCGCCGAGATCTCCGGGTACAGCGGCGTCCAGCTCGCCAACGCCGCGGCGATCGTGAACGCGGGCGCTGACCTCGGCCTCGGCGCCCGGGACCAGACCATCGGCGTCATGACCGCGATGGGGGAGTCCGGCCTGCAGGTGCTCGACCACGGCGACGCCGTCGGCCCCGACTCCCGCGGGCTGTTCCAGCAGCGCGACAACGGCGCCTGGGGCACCTACGAGCAGCGGATGGACCCCACCGCGTCCGCGACCATGTTCTTCCAGGCGCTGTCGCGACTGCCGGACCGGTGGTCGCTGCCCCCGACGATCGTCGCCCACCGCGTGCAGATCAACGCCGACCCCTACCACTACGAGCGGTACTGGCCGGCCGCCGTCGCGGTGGTCACCGGCCTGGCCGGTCAGGACCTCGATGCGATCGCCACCCTCGCCGGACCCTCCCCCTGCAGCGCCATCTCCGCGGCCGGGCTGACCGCCGACGGCTGGACCGTCCCCCTGCTGGGCACCGTGCGCTACACGTCGGCGTTCGGGATGCGGGTGAACCCGGTCACCGGGGTGCGCCAGCTCCACTCCGGCGCCGACCTCGCCGCCCCGGACGGCACCCCGATCTACGCCGTCGGCCCGGGGGTCGTCACGATCGCGGGACCCTCGACAGGGGGAAACACCGGTTACATGGTGGCGGTCGACCACGGCGGCGGGGTGCAGACGAGGTACGTCCACCCCTGGCCGTCCGGCATCCTCGTGCGTGTGGGGGACCAGGTGACCGCCGGTCAGCAGATCGCCCGCGTGGGGTCCTCCGGCAACTCCACCGGCCCGCACCTGCACTTCGAGGTCCGCGTCAACGGCATCCCGGTCGACCCGATCCCCTTCATGGGGCAGCTCGGCGTCGGGCTGGCCGTGTAG